A single region of the Mycobacterium lentiflavum genome encodes:
- the manA gene encoding mannose-6-phosphate isomerase, class I — protein sequence MELLRGAVRTYAWGSRTAIAEFTGRPVPAAHPEAELWFGAHPGDPAFLETEQGELSLLEAVTADPEGQLGSASRERFGDVLPFLVKVLAADEPLSLQAHPSAEQAIEGYLREEKLGIPVTSPVRNYRDTSHKPELLVALHSFEALAGFRQAAVTIELLRALAVTDLDPYIELLNDQSDADGLRALFTTWITAPQPDIDVLVSAVIDGAIQYVSSGATAFAAEAKAVLELGERYPGDAGVLASLLLNRISLAPGEALFIPAGNLHTYLRGFAIEVMANSDNVLRGGLTPKHVDVPELLRVLDFAPTAEAQLRPHVHREGLGLIYDTPADEFAVALLTLEGEHLGHEVDASPTHDGPQILLCAEGAAVVHGKSGSLALDRGMAAWVAADDGPVGLVAHQPAKLFRATVGL from the coding sequence GTGGAACTGCTTCGCGGTGCGGTACGGACGTACGCATGGGGCTCGCGTACGGCCATCGCCGAATTCACCGGGCGTCCAGTGCCCGCGGCTCACCCCGAGGCCGAACTCTGGTTCGGCGCGCACCCGGGCGATCCGGCCTTCCTGGAAACCGAGCAGGGTGAACTCTCCTTGCTGGAGGCGGTGACCGCCGATCCGGAGGGCCAGCTCGGCTCGGCCTCGCGCGAACGGTTCGGTGACGTGCTGCCGTTCCTGGTCAAGGTGCTCGCCGCCGACGAGCCACTGTCGCTGCAGGCGCATCCGAGTGCCGAACAAGCGATCGAGGGCTACCTGCGCGAGGAGAAGTTGGGCATTCCGGTGACGTCGCCGGTGCGCAACTACCGCGACACGTCGCACAAGCCCGAACTGCTGGTGGCTCTGCACTCGTTCGAGGCACTCGCCGGATTCCGTCAGGCTGCGGTCACCATCGAGTTGCTGCGGGCGCTGGCCGTCACCGACCTCGACCCCTACATCGAATTGCTGAACGACCAGTCCGACGCCGACGGTCTGCGTGCGCTGTTCACCACCTGGATCACCGCGCCGCAGCCGGACATCGATGTGTTGGTGTCCGCGGTGATCGACGGCGCTATCCAGTACGTCAGTTCCGGTGCAACGGCATTCGCGGCCGAGGCCAAGGCGGTGCTCGAACTCGGCGAACGCTACCCCGGGGACGCCGGAGTGCTGGCGTCGTTGTTGCTCAACCGGATCAGCCTGGCCCCGGGCGAGGCGCTCTTCATCCCGGCCGGCAACCTGCACACCTATCTGCGCGGGTTCGCGATCGAGGTAATGGCGAACTCCGACAACGTATTACGCGGTGGGTTGACGCCCAAGCACGTCGACGTACCCGAGTTGCTGCGGGTGCTGGACTTCGCACCCACCGCCGAGGCGCAGCTGCGGCCGCACGTGCACCGCGAGGGCCTGGGGCTTATCTACGACACCCCGGCCGACGAGTTCGCGGTGGCGCTGCTGACCCTCGAGGGCGAACACCTCGGCCACGAGGTCGACGCGTCACCAACCCATGACGGTCCGCAGATCCTGTTGTGTGCCGAGGGTGCCGCGGTCGTGCACGGCAAATCCGGGTCGCTGGCGCTGGACCGCGGGATGGCGGCCTGGGTTGCGGCCGACGACGGACCGGTGGGGCTGGTCGCGCACCAGCCGGCGAAGTTGTTCAGGGCGACCGTAGGTTTGTGA